A window of Catenulispora sp. MAP5-51 contains these coding sequences:
- a CDS encoding ABC transporter ATP-binding protein, which yields MLIRILKQYLRPYRGPISLVLALQFVQTLCALYLPTLNADIIDDGVVKGDTGYVIKTGALMLVFSLLQISCSIGAVYFGAKTATALGRDLRAGIFDRVQAFSTREVGRFGAPSLLTRTTNDVLQVQMVVLMTFTMAAAAPVMLVGGVILALRQDVPLSGLLVAIIPALAIAIGIIIRRMGPLFRIVQVRIDKINGVMREQITGIRVIRAFVKDEHENERYGRANNELLDVSLRVGKLMALMFPVVMTIVNFASVGVLWFGAKRIDSGGMQIGSLTAFLSYLMQILMSVMMTTFMFMMVPRAAVCADRIGEVLETESSVVPPTVSVLPQISGTLELRGASFKYPGAEDCVLNNVSLNARPGETTAIIGSTGAGKTTLLNLVPRLADVTDGAVLVDGVDVRELDPKRLTESIAIVPQKPYLFTGTIASNLRYGRPDASDEELWQALETAQAKDFVERMPEKLDSPISQGGTNVSGGQRQRLAIARALVHKPEIFLFDDSFSALDYSTDARLRAALVDQTRESTVVIVAQRVSTIRNADRIIVLDQGVVVGSGTHSELMESNETYREIVLSQLTEEEAAA from the coding sequence ATGCTTATCAGAATCCTGAAACAATACCTGCGACCGTACAGAGGGCCGATCTCGCTGGTCCTGGCGCTGCAGTTCGTGCAGACGCTGTGCGCGCTGTACCTGCCCACGCTGAACGCCGACATCATCGACGACGGCGTGGTCAAGGGCGACACCGGCTACGTGATCAAGACCGGCGCCCTGATGCTCGTGTTCTCGCTGCTGCAGATCTCCTGCTCGATCGGCGCGGTCTACTTCGGGGCGAAGACCGCGACGGCGCTGGGCCGGGACCTGCGGGCCGGGATCTTCGACCGGGTGCAGGCCTTCTCCACCCGCGAGGTGGGCCGGTTCGGGGCGCCCTCGCTGCTCACCCGCACCACCAACGACGTGCTGCAGGTGCAGATGGTGGTCCTGATGACCTTCACCATGGCCGCCGCGGCGCCGGTGATGCTGGTCGGCGGCGTGATCCTGGCGCTGCGCCAGGACGTGCCGCTGTCCGGGCTGCTGGTCGCGATCATCCCGGCGCTGGCCATCGCGATCGGGATCATCATCCGGCGGATGGGTCCGCTGTTCCGGATCGTGCAGGTGCGCATCGACAAGATCAACGGCGTGATGCGCGAGCAGATCACCGGCATCCGCGTCATCCGGGCCTTCGTCAAGGACGAGCACGAGAACGAGCGCTACGGCCGGGCCAACAACGAACTGCTGGACGTCTCCCTGCGGGTCGGCAAGCTGATGGCGCTGATGTTCCCGGTCGTGATGACGATCGTGAACTTCGCCAGCGTCGGCGTGCTGTGGTTCGGTGCAAAGCGCATCGACTCCGGCGGCATGCAGATCGGGTCGCTGACGGCGTTCCTGAGCTACCTGATGCAGATCCTGATGTCGGTCATGATGACCACCTTCATGTTCATGATGGTGCCGCGCGCCGCGGTGTGCGCCGACCGCATCGGCGAGGTGCTGGAGACCGAGTCCAGCGTCGTCCCGCCGACGGTGTCGGTGCTGCCGCAGATCTCCGGCACGCTGGAGTTGCGCGGGGCCAGCTTCAAGTACCCCGGCGCCGAGGACTGCGTGCTGAACAACGTCTCGCTGAACGCCCGGCCCGGCGAGACCACCGCGATCATCGGCTCCACCGGCGCGGGCAAGACCACGCTGCTGAACCTGGTGCCCCGGCTGGCCGACGTCACCGACGGCGCGGTGCTGGTGGACGGCGTGGACGTGCGCGAGCTGGACCCCAAGCGGCTCACCGAGTCGATCGCGATCGTGCCGCAGAAGCCGTACCTGTTCACCGGCACCATCGCCTCCAACCTGCGCTACGGCCGGCCCGACGCCTCCGACGAGGAGCTGTGGCAGGCACTGGAGACCGCGCAGGCCAAGGACTTCGTCGAGCGCATGCCCGAGAAGCTGGACTCGCCGATCTCGCAGGGCGGGACCAACGTCTCCGGCGGTCAGCGCCAGCGCCTGGCGATCGCCCGCGCGCTGGTGCACAAGCCGGAGATCTTCCTGTTCGACGACTCGTTCTCGGCCCTGGACTACAGCACCGACGCGCGCCTGCGCGCCGCGCTGGTGGACCAGACCCGGGAGTCGACGGTGGTCATCGTCGCGCAGCGCGTCTCCACGATCCGCAACGCGGACCGGATCATCGTCCTGGACCAGGGCGTGGTGGTCGGGTCCGGGACCCACAGCGAGCTGATGGAATCCAACGAGACCTACCGGGAGATCGTGCTCTCGCAGCTCACCGAAGAGGAGGCCGCGGCATGA
- a CDS encoding nucleotidyltransferase domain-containing protein, producing MAHEQAAVRYLKALEATLAPDMVRGVYVVGSAALGSWRPGRSDLDVLVVLDRPMSVSDAAMIGEMHAVLEATRADGPHSDAHYVTPDLLGARSEVKVPFAVDGVFKPEGHVTDPVLWAVLAKHGITLHGPSASELRVAPDPAWLREWNHGNLESYWRGQVGYRPHFAKQDPDAAVDPYLLAWEATGPGRLHATIATGEVISKEASADYTAKLFPKYADLCAKAKAYRLGDESVTCTTTEVLRVIDLVEAVCNSAKELP from the coding sequence ATGGCTCACGAGCAAGCGGCAGTCCGGTATCTGAAGGCCCTGGAGGCGACCCTCGCGCCGGACATGGTGCGCGGCGTGTACGTCGTCGGCTCCGCCGCGCTCGGCAGTTGGCGGCCCGGGCGCAGCGATCTGGACGTGCTGGTGGTGCTGGACCGCCCGATGAGCGTCTCGGATGCGGCGATGATCGGCGAGATGCACGCCGTGCTGGAGGCCACGCGCGCCGACGGTCCGCACAGCGACGCGCACTACGTCACCCCGGATCTGCTCGGGGCACGCAGCGAGGTGAAAGTTCCGTTCGCGGTGGACGGGGTCTTCAAGCCCGAGGGGCATGTCACCGATCCGGTGCTGTGGGCGGTTCTGGCCAAGCACGGGATCACGCTGCACGGCCCGAGCGCCTCGGAGTTGCGGGTGGCTCCGGATCCGGCGTGGCTGCGGGAGTGGAACCACGGGAACCTGGAGTCGTACTGGCGCGGGCAGGTCGGCTACCGGCCGCATTTCGCGAAACAGGATCCTGATGCCGCGGTCGACCCCTACCTGCTGGCCTGGGAGGCGACCGGTCCGGGGCGGCTGCACGCGACGATCGCCACCGGGGAGGTCATCTCGAAGGAGGCTTCGGCGGACTACACGGCGAAGCTCTTCCCGAAGTACGCGGATCTGTGCGCGAAGGCGAAGGCGTATCGGCTGGGCGATGAGAGCGTCACGTGTACGACAACTGAGGTGCTTCGGGTGATCGACCTGGTAGAGGCCGTGTGCAACTCGGCAAAGGAACTGCCATGA
- a CDS encoding LacI family DNA-binding transcriptional regulator, translating into MAARPTMKDVAQAAGVSLMTVSRVVAGEAGVAPATAARVEEAIRALGYQRNDIARNLRRKAQDSRTIGLVVDDLANPFFSALARSVEDEAYRRGFLVLVGSTNDDPRRERDVVSAFSARQVDGLVLVPTGGNRPFFRAQMARGVKVVCVDRPATGLDVDCVAVDNRAGTATAVRHLLDRGHSRIAYLGDRQEIWTQRERFIGYEQAMAAAGLAVDPALVRHGLRGVPEAARAIADMMKAPNPPTALFSGNDLVTLGAVEAGATRRLALVGFDDFLLADKLDPPISVVSQDPAALGRTAAQLLFGRIDGDDAAARSVVLATRFMDRGSGGKAVGPPLPGRFVVQQAVVD; encoded by the coding sequence ATGGCAGCGCGGCCCACGATGAAGGACGTGGCGCAGGCGGCGGGGGTGTCACTGATGACCGTCTCGCGCGTGGTGGCCGGGGAGGCCGGCGTGGCGCCGGCCACGGCCGCCCGCGTCGAGGAGGCGATCAGGGCTCTGGGATACCAGCGTAACGACATCGCCCGCAACCTTCGCCGCAAAGCGCAGGATTCGCGCACCATCGGTCTGGTGGTGGACGACCTGGCGAACCCGTTCTTCTCCGCCCTGGCCCGCTCGGTGGAGGACGAGGCGTACCGCCGCGGCTTCCTGGTCCTGGTCGGCAGCACCAACGACGACCCGCGCCGCGAGCGCGACGTGGTCTCGGCCTTCAGTGCCCGCCAGGTCGACGGTCTGGTCCTGGTCCCCACCGGCGGCAACCGCCCCTTCTTCCGCGCGCAGATGGCCCGCGGCGTGAAGGTGGTCTGCGTCGACCGCCCGGCCACCGGCCTGGACGTGGACTGCGTCGCGGTGGACAACCGCGCCGGCACCGCCACGGCCGTCCGCCACCTGCTGGACCGGGGCCACAGCCGCATCGCCTACCTGGGCGACCGCCAGGAGATCTGGACCCAGCGCGAACGCTTCATCGGCTACGAACAAGCCATGGCCGCCGCGGGCCTGGCCGTCGACCCGGCCCTGGTCCGCCACGGCCTGCGCGGCGTCCCCGAAGCGGCCAGGGCGATCGCCGACATGATGAAGGCACCCAACCCGCCCACCGCCCTGTTCAGCGGCAACGACCTGGTCACCCTCGGCGCGGTGGAGGCCGGCGCCACCCGCCGCCTGGCCCTGGTCGGCTTCGACGACTTCCTGCTCGCCGACAAGCTCGACCCGCCGATATCAGTGGTCAGCCAGGACCCCGCGGCCCTGGGCCGCACCGCCGCGCAGCTGCTGTTCGGCCGCATCGACGGCGACGACGCCGCCGCCCGCTCGGTGGTCCTCGCGACCCGCTTCATGGACCGCGGATCCGGCGGCAAGGCGGTGGGGCCGCCGCTGCCGGGCAGGTTCGTGGTGCAGCAGGCTGTGGTGGACTAG
- a CDS encoding HIT family protein has translation MTQEPDCYSCRNDARLADLPPRERIGHDEHWRAAHAIGTALPGWLVLVPRRHVTTIAELTDAEAAGLGNWQVRLSRALHAVTGCQKTYVVQFAEAAGFGHVHFHIVPRSPELPPELRGPRVFELLGRDEDEALTGERMDEIAVALRAALES, from the coding sequence ATGACTCAAGAGCCCGACTGTTACAGCTGCCGCAACGACGCCCGCCTCGCCGACCTGCCACCCCGCGAACGCATCGGCCACGACGAACACTGGCGCGCGGCACACGCGATCGGCACAGCCCTGCCGGGCTGGCTGGTGCTGGTGCCGCGCCGCCACGTCACGACGATCGCCGAACTGACCGACGCCGAGGCGGCGGGACTGGGCAACTGGCAGGTCCGGCTCTCGCGCGCGCTGCACGCGGTGACGGGCTGCCAGAAGACGTACGTCGTGCAGTTCGCCGAGGCGGCCGGCTTCGGGCACGTGCACTTCCACATCGTCCCCCGCAGCCCCGAACTGCCGCCGGAGCTGCGGGGGCCGCGGGTGTTCGAGCTGCTCGGGCGCGACGAGGACGAGGCCCTCACGGGCGAGCGGATGGATGAGATCGCGGTGGCGCTGAGGGCTGCGTTGGAAAGCTAG
- a CDS encoding NADPH-dependent FMN reductase — protein MTAATIDTAAVDTAATATGAQQDADPLRVAVIIGSTREGRFGPTVTDWFVAEARRRHPDLVLDVVDLAEADLPLTMTGFGQPRPEAVAALAPRLAGADAFVVVTPEYNHSFPAALKNAIDWYHGEWSRKPVAFVSYGGVSGGLRAVQQLRHVFIELSAVPIRDTLSFTEFWTQFGQDKSWPAPSENRDKAVDGLMDQLIWTARTLRAGRREAAAG, from the coding sequence ATGACCGCCGCGACCATCGACACCGCCGCCGTCGACACCGCCGCCACCGCGACCGGGGCCCAGCAGGACGCCGATCCGCTGCGCGTCGCCGTCATCATCGGCAGCACCCGCGAGGGCCGCTTCGGGCCGACCGTGACCGACTGGTTCGTCGCCGAGGCCCGGCGCCGGCACCCCGACCTCGTCCTCGACGTCGTCGACCTGGCCGAGGCGGACCTGCCGCTGACCATGACCGGGTTCGGGCAGCCGCGCCCGGAGGCGGTGGCGGCCCTGGCCCCGCGGCTGGCCGGCGCGGACGCCTTCGTCGTCGTCACGCCGGAGTACAACCACAGCTTCCCGGCGGCGCTGAAGAACGCGATCGACTGGTACCACGGCGAATGGAGCCGCAAGCCCGTCGCCTTCGTCTCCTACGGCGGCGTCTCCGGCGGCCTGCGCGCGGTGCAGCAGTTGCGCCACGTCTTCATCGAACTGTCCGCGGTGCCGATCCGGGACACGCTCAGCTTCACCGAGTTCTGGACCCAGTTCGGCCAGGACAAGTCCTGGCCGGCCCCTTCCGAGAACCGCGACAAGGCCGTGGACGGCCTGATGGACCAGCTGATCTGGACCGCCAGGACGCTGCGCGCCGGGCGGCGGGAAGCGGCCGCGGGCTGA
- a CDS encoding ABC transporter transmembrane domain-containing protein, which produces MSTGNGNGSGANAEQNGAGQNGASQSSAEQNGAAQNGAGQNGAGQNGAGQNGATQNGAAQNGAQPEAANKPPVPGAPGPGGDRLETESEGDAPRPQQGGALRGPAAFMSGPAAKSKDFKGSSRRLLSYLRPERPILIVSMVMAAIGVGMSVWGPKLLGKATDLIFAGVIGKQAKAGPNGQYPTKQEIIQRLRDTGHGTQADLLKSINFTPGHGIDFTKVGHVLAILLGIYVLVFVCMMIQSRLVIVVVNRAMARLRTDIEAKLSRLPLSYFDKQPRGEVLSRATNDVDNLAQSLQQSLAQVVMQVFTLIGVTAFMLWTSWLLGLIAIATVPLSVLVAGQIGKRSKPQFVKQWAATGRLNAHIEEMYTGHQLVKAFGRQEESAAEFKKQNDSLNDASFRAQFISGLIQPAMMFLGNVTYVLVAVVGGLRVSAGALSLGSVQASIQYTRQFSMPLSQVAAMANMMQSGVASAERIFQILDAEEMSAEPAQPVELEHVQGRVEFQDVNFSYSADRPLIEDLSLAVQPGQTVAIVGPTGAGKTTLVNLLMRFYEVDSGAILLDGVDTALMSREYLRDQTGMVLQDAWLFGGTIADNIAYGTQDASMERIQTAAAATHVDHFVRTLPDGYDTVIDEEGSNLSAGEKQLITIARAFLAEPAILILDEATSSVDTRTEVLIQRAMNKLREGRTSFVIAHRLSTIRDADMILVMENGRIVETGTHTQLLDADGAYSRLYAAQFAQALAEVD; this is translated from the coding sequence ATGAGCACGGGGAACGGGAACGGGAGCGGCGCGAACGCCGAGCAGAACGGCGCCGGCCAGAACGGCGCCAGCCAGAGCAGCGCCGAGCAGAACGGCGCGGCTCAGAACGGTGCAGGCCAGAACGGTGCAGGCCAGAACGGCGCTGGCCAGAACGGCGCCACCCAGAACGGCGCGGCTCAGAACGGCGCCCAGCCGGAGGCCGCGAACAAGCCGCCGGTCCCGGGCGCGCCCGGCCCCGGCGGCGACCGCCTGGAGACCGAGAGCGAGGGCGACGCGCCCCGTCCGCAGCAGGGCGGCGCGCTGCGCGGCCCGGCGGCGTTCATGTCGGGTCCGGCCGCGAAGTCCAAGGACTTCAAGGGCTCCTCGCGCCGGCTGCTGTCCTACCTGCGTCCGGAGCGCCCGATCCTCATCGTCTCGATGGTGATGGCGGCGATCGGCGTGGGGATGTCGGTCTGGGGACCGAAGCTGCTGGGCAAGGCCACCGACCTGATCTTCGCCGGCGTCATCGGCAAGCAGGCCAAGGCCGGTCCGAACGGCCAGTATCCGACCAAGCAGGAGATCATCCAGCGTCTGCGGGACACCGGCCACGGCACCCAGGCCGACCTGCTGAAGTCCATCAACTTCACGCCGGGCCACGGCATCGACTTCACCAAGGTCGGGCACGTCCTGGCGATCCTGCTGGGGATCTACGTCCTGGTCTTCGTCTGCATGATGATCCAGTCGCGGCTGGTGATCGTGGTGGTCAACCGGGCGATGGCGCGGCTGCGCACCGACATCGAGGCCAAGCTGAGCCGGCTGCCGCTGTCCTACTTCGACAAGCAGCCGCGCGGCGAGGTCCTGTCCCGGGCCACCAACGACGTGGACAACCTGGCGCAGTCGCTGCAGCAGTCGCTGGCGCAGGTGGTGATGCAGGTCTTCACGCTGATCGGCGTGACCGCCTTCATGCTGTGGACCTCCTGGCTGCTGGGCCTGATCGCGATCGCGACGGTGCCGCTGTCGGTGCTGGTCGCCGGGCAGATCGGCAAGCGGTCCAAGCCGCAGTTCGTCAAGCAGTGGGCGGCCACCGGGCGGCTGAACGCGCACATCGAGGAGATGTACACCGGCCACCAGCTGGTGAAGGCGTTCGGCCGGCAGGAGGAGTCGGCGGCGGAGTTCAAGAAGCAGAACGACTCGCTGAACGACGCCAGCTTCCGGGCCCAGTTCATCAGCGGCCTGATCCAGCCGGCGATGATGTTCCTCGGCAACGTCACCTATGTGCTGGTCGCGGTGGTCGGCGGCCTGCGGGTCTCGGCCGGCGCGCTGTCGCTGGGCAGCGTCCAGGCCTCGATCCAGTACACGCGGCAGTTCAGCATGCCGCTGTCGCAGGTCGCGGCGATGGCCAACATGATGCAGTCCGGGGTGGCCTCGGCCGAGCGGATCTTCCAGATCCTGGACGCCGAGGAGATGTCCGCCGAGCCGGCGCAGCCGGTGGAGCTGGAGCACGTCCAGGGGCGGGTGGAGTTCCAGGACGTGAACTTCAGCTACTCCGCCGACCGGCCGCTGATCGAGGACCTGTCGCTGGCCGTGCAGCCGGGGCAGACCGTGGCCATCGTCGGCCCGACCGGGGCCGGCAAGACCACGCTGGTGAACCTCCTGATGCGGTTCTACGAGGTGGACTCCGGCGCGATCCTGCTCGACGGCGTCGACACGGCCCTGATGTCGCGGGAGTACCTGCGGGACCAGACCGGCATGGTGCTGCAGGACGCGTGGCTGTTCGGCGGCACCATCGCCGACAACATCGCCTACGGCACCCAGGACGCCTCGATGGAGCGGATCCAGACCGCCGCGGCGGCCACGCACGTGGACCACTTCGTGCGCACGCTCCCCGACGGCTACGACACCGTGATCGACGAGGAGGGCTCGAACCTCTCGGCGGGCGAGAAGCAGCTGATCACGATCGCCCGGGCCTTCCTGGCCGAGCCGGCGATCCTGATCCTGGACGAGGCCACCTCCTCGGTCGACACCCGCACCGAGGTGCTCATCCAGCGCGCGATGAACAAGCTGCGCGAGGGCCGGACCTCGTTCGTCATCGCGCACCGGCTGTCCACGATCCGCGACGCCGACATGATCCTGGTCATGGAGAACGGCCGGATCGTGGAGACGGGGACGCACACGCAGCTGCTGGACGCCGACGGGGCTTACTCGCGGCTGTACGCGGCCCAGTTCGCGCAGGCCCTGGCCGAGGTCGACTAG
- a CDS encoding esterase/lipase family protein: MGPNRMLHAISALLLAVPFLALAAPAQAVTSSGINDFSCRPSASHPRPVVLVHGTFANAGDNWLVGAPYIASRGFCVFELDYGQEPGIPVFHGLAPVAQSAQQLSDYVNQVLAATGASQVDIVGHSQGGMMPRYYLKFLGGAAKVHTLVGLAPSNHGTDLDGIETLAADYFPGAIGLIGTACPACTDQIVGSPLMQQLNAGGDTVPGVQYTVISTVYDEVVTPWQSQALNGPNVHNVVLQNLCATDLSEHVTIGTTDKIALHETVNALDPAHATPTNCLSVFS; this comes from the coding sequence ATGGGCCCAAACCGCATGCTCCACGCAATTTCCGCCTTGCTCTTGGCTGTGCCGTTCCTGGCATTGGCTGCCCCGGCCCAGGCCGTCACCTCGTCGGGGATCAACGACTTCTCCTGCAGGCCCAGCGCCTCGCACCCCCGACCGGTGGTGCTGGTGCACGGCACGTTCGCCAACGCCGGTGACAACTGGCTGGTCGGCGCGCCCTACATCGCCTCGCGCGGTTTCTGCGTCTTCGAGCTCGACTACGGCCAGGAGCCCGGCATCCCGGTGTTCCACGGTCTGGCGCCGGTGGCGCAGTCCGCGCAGCAGCTCTCCGACTACGTCAACCAGGTGCTCGCCGCCACCGGCGCCTCGCAGGTCGACATCGTCGGGCACAGCCAGGGCGGGATGATGCCCCGCTACTACCTGAAGTTCCTCGGCGGCGCCGCCAAGGTGCACACGCTGGTGGGCCTCGCGCCCTCCAACCACGGCACCGACCTCGACGGCATCGAGACGCTGGCCGCCGACTACTTCCCCGGCGCGATCGGCCTGATCGGCACGGCGTGCCCGGCGTGCACCGACCAGATCGTCGGATCGCCGCTGATGCAACAGCTGAACGCCGGCGGGGACACCGTGCCCGGCGTGCAGTACACGGTGATCTCCACGGTGTACGACGAGGTCGTGACGCCGTGGCAGTCGCAGGCTCTCAACGGGCCCAACGTGCACAACGTCGTGCTGCAGAACCTGTGCGCCACCGACCTGTCCGAGCACGTGACCATCGGCACCACCGACAAGATCGCGCTGCACGAGACGGTCAACGCCCTGGACCCGGCACACGCGACGCCGACGAACTGCCTGTCGGTCTTCTCGTAG
- a CDS encoding TetR/AcrR family transcriptional regulator, producing MSAPENEAGSRREQKRLETRKCITQAALQLTLENDGLQNVSPDEIAERAGVSARTFHNYFHSREAALGALPGDRARRVALAFSERPAAEPFDVALAEAVVAEFTLGHEPDKASVRKLRAIMADGSYSKEALRRVMAEKGVRPHFLEAMTQLEDQLTPVIAARLGLDESTDLLPRIVAAAVSGAVRVATKYWLRDDVEAPYTALLRQAVRTAAALGGQPGIPSPPGASLPENENP from the coding sequence GTGTCCGCGCCCGAGAACGAAGCGGGCTCCCGGCGTGAGCAGAAGCGCCTGGAGACCCGCAAATGCATCACCCAGGCCGCCTTGCAGCTGACCCTGGAGAACGACGGCCTGCAGAACGTCAGCCCCGACGAGATCGCCGAACGCGCCGGGGTCTCCGCGCGCACGTTCCACAACTACTTCCACAGCCGCGAGGCCGCGCTCGGCGCGCTGCCGGGCGACCGCGCGCGCCGGGTGGCCCTCGCCTTCAGCGAGCGCCCGGCCGCCGAGCCCTTCGACGTCGCGCTGGCCGAGGCGGTCGTCGCGGAGTTCACCTTGGGCCACGAGCCGGACAAGGCCAGCGTGCGCAAGCTGCGCGCGATCATGGCCGACGGGAGCTACAGCAAGGAGGCGCTTCGCAGGGTCATGGCCGAGAAGGGGGTGCGTCCGCACTTCCTGGAGGCGATGACCCAGCTCGAGGACCAGCTCACGCCGGTGATCGCGGCCCGGCTCGGGCTCGATGAGAGCACCGATCTGCTGCCGCGGATCGTGGCCGCGGCCGTGAGCGGCGCGGTGCGGGTGGCGACCAAATACTGGCTGCGCGACGACGTCGAGGCCCCCTACACTGCCCTGCTGCGCCAAGCCGTGCGCACAGCCGCCGCGCTGGGCGGCCAGCCGGGCATCCCGTCCCCGCCGGGGGCCAGCTTACCGGAAAACGAAAACCCCTGA